In Mytilus edulis chromosome 6, xbMytEdul2.2, whole genome shotgun sequence, the following proteins share a genomic window:
- the LOC139528961 gene encoding ornithine decarboxylase-like, with amino-acid sequence MTNYVRKSIKSLVELVERQHSIDSLIKEKTNQIGADENPFFIGDLGDIIRKHKLWQNSFPTVVPFYAVKCNDFYPVLRLMADMELSFDSASKIEIQKILDLGVHPTRIIYANPNKQISFLKYAADNGVALMTFDCDDELEKIKEVYPAAKLVLRICPQSNHKVKHPLKRKFGCHPLKASQLLTYAKELKLNVIGVSFHVGSGCQEAAAYRSAIEEARYVFDIGLAMGFYMTLLNIGGGYPGRNVKNDKNTFKEVINVVNNSLDKYFNGNDVRIIAEPGQFYVSSAFTIATNIISKKLVDKEIENITADGELHGYTDTLDKQIRMYYVNDGIYGCFFDCLLYPGWFVPSHFKDADEKVYDSIIWGPTCDAVDLIIENIKLPDLKRGEWVYFKNMGAYAFQCVTSFNSMPKVKEYFICERVLWSVLLYLFQ; translated from the exons ATGACGAACTATGTCCGAAAGAGCATAAAAAGCCTGGTTGAGTTAGTGGAAAGACAACACTCCATTGATAGTCTAATCAAAGAGAAGACTAATCAGATTGGAGCGGAT GAGAATCCCTTTTTCATTGGTGATCTaggagatattatcagaaaacatAAGCTTTGGCAAAACAGTTTTCCAACGGTTGTACCATTCTACG CAgtgaaatgcaatgatttttaccCTGTGCTGCGACTAATGGCTGACATGGAGCTGTCCTTTGATAGTGCAAGCAAG ATTGAAATACAGAAAATTCTGGATCTTGGCGTTCATCCGACCAGAATAATCTATGCTAATCCAAATAAGCAGATATCGTTTTTGAAATATGCCGCTGATAATGGCGTAGCTCTGATGACATTTGATTGTGATGATGAACTAGAAAAGATCAAAGAAGTGTATCCTGCCGCAAA ACTGGTTTTGCGAATATGTCCACAATCAAACCACAAGGTAAAACATCCATTAAAAAGAAAGTTCGGATGTCATCCTTTAAAAGCATCACAGCTTCTTACATATGCAAAGGAATTGAAATTAAACGTAATTGGTGTAAG TTTTCATGTTGGAAGTGGTTGCCAGGAAGCCGCAGCGTATCGGTCAGCTATAGAGGAGGCAAGATATGTATTTGACATAGGACTTGCTATGGGATTCTATATGACATTGTTGAACATAGGTGGTGGTTATCCCGGAAGAAAcgtcaaaaatgataaaaacacttTTAAAGAGGTAATAAA CGTAGTGAATAATTCCTTGGATAAATATTTCAATGGGAATGATGTGAGAATAATAGCTGAACCTGGACAGTTTTACGTATCCTCAGCTTTTACAATAGCAACCAATATTATATCGAAGAAACTTGTCGATAAggaaattgaaaatataacagCTG ATGGTGAATTACACGGTTACACAGATACACTTGATAAACAAATTAGAATGTATTATGTCAATGATGGAATTTATGGATGCTTTTTCGACTGTCTTCTCTACCCTGGCTGGTTCGTTCCATCACATTTTAAG GACGCCGATGAAAAAGTTTATGACAGCATTATATGGGGACCGACATGCGATGCTGTAGATTTAATTATTGAAAACATCAAACTACCAGACTTAAAAAGAGGAGAATGGGTTTACTTCAAAAATATGGGAGCATATGCATTCCAATGTGTGACATCTTTCAATAGCATGCCCAAAGTCAAAGAATATTTTATATGTGAAAGAGTGTTATGGTCagttcttttgtatttatttcaatAA